In Deinococcus irradiatisoli, the genomic stretch TGTCGGTATCCACGTCGAAGCAGCCGTGCAGCTTCAGGCTCTTAAACCCCTGGATGTCCTGGGCGTAGGGACCGGCGATCACGCCGCAGCCGATGATCGCCAGCCGAATGGGCGGCGTGGCCGGGGTCATGCCCAGCCTCCCAGCCAGCCTTCCAGCTTGATTCTGGCTTCTTTCAAATCCGGGCGGGGATCGAACTGCTCCGGCTCGTGCTCCACGCTAATGAAGCCCGGGTAGTTCATGTCCTTCAGGGCCTGCACGCAGCTTTCCAGCGGCACCACGCCCTGGCCGAAGCCGCAGGTCTCGTGCGGCGGCCCGGCATGGAACACGTCCTTGAGGTGAACGTGGTACACCCGCTCGCCGAGTTCGCGCAGCGCCTGATCGGCCGGGTAGTTCTGGGTGCCCAGCCAGCCGGTATCCACCGTGATCCCGATGCAGCCGCCCTCGTCGGGGCCGGTGAGGTCCAGGATCTCCTGCGGGGTCTTCTCGGGGTGGTTCTCGCGCCCCAGCCGCACCCCGTGCGCTTTGAGGCGGGCCACCAGTTCGGCCCGCTGCGTTCGGAACACGCCGGTCGCGCCGGCCAGCAGCGGAATGCCCAGCGCGTTCACCAGGTTCAGGGTGCGTTCGACTTCCGGCAGATCGTCGCCGAAGCCGCCGCAGTAGCTCACCAGGGTCATCTGGCGCTGCTTGAGCAGCCCCAGCACAATGTCGACGTGTTCCGGGGTCCACCACTTCTGGTGCAGGTGGAAGTGCCACAGTTCGAGCTGTTTGTAGCCCAGATCGTCGATTTCGGCCAGCATGGCGTCAAAGCGCTCGGCCAGCGTCTCGACCGGCGAGAAGTGTTCGCGGCTGGTGCGGCAGGCCTGGCCCCAGTCGCCAGTGGCGCGGTAGTCCACCTGCCGGAAAGCGAAGCTGGCGGTGTTGAAGACGGTCTTCACGGTGCATTCCTCCGAGCAGGGGAAGGCCCTCAGCCCCCGCCCGGCCCTGCGCCGCCGTGGGCCGCTGAAACGGTCCGGTGAGTTACTTCAAAGCTTTAAGTTATTCGTCTTCAGCTTGAGCGCTCGCTTTGGCCGCTGTCAAGCCCGGGGCGTGAGAGAATGCTTGCCATGACCGAGTTTTCTTCCCGCACCGATGCGCCGACCCGTTCCGGGTTCGTGGCGATCATCGGCAAGCCCAACGTGGGCAAAAGCACCTTGCTCAACAGCTTCCTGGGCGTCAAGGTGGCCCCCACCAGCCCGCGCCCGCAGACCACCCGCAAGGGCGTGCGCGGCATCTACACCACCGACGAGGCGCAGCTCGTCTTCGTGGACACGCCCGGTATCCACAAGCCCAAAGACGCCATGGGCAAGTACATGAACAACGAGGTCAACGCCGCGCTGGCCGACGTGGACGCGGTGGTGTGGGTGGTGGACCTGCGCCACCCGCCCACCGACGAGGACCAGATGGTGGCCCGGCAGATTCGCAACCTGCCCAAGCCGCTGACCCTGGTGGGCAACAAAACCGACGTCGCCAAGTACCCGGAAGAAGCCATGAAGCTCTACCGGGCGCTGCTGGAAGGCCGCGAGCAGGAGGTCAGCGAGGTGATGCTCAGTGCCCAGAACAACCCCGGCCAGGTGCAGGAGCTGCGCGACCAGCTGCTGGCCGGCCTCCCGGAAAGCCCCTTTTTCTTTCCGCGCGGGGCCAGCAGCGACCAGAGCCGCGAGCAGTGGGCCGCCGAGATCATCCGCGAGGAGGCCATGAAAAAACTGCGCGACGAGCTGCCCTACGCCGTCGCCACCCGCGTCAACTCCTGGACCGAGCGCGAGGACGGCCTCCAGCGTATCGAGGGCGAGATCGTGGTCGAGAAGAACGCCCACAAGGGCATGGTGATCGGCGCGGGCGGCAAACAGCTGCGCGAGATCGGGCAGGCGGCGCGCAAGCAGCTCGAAGTGTTCCTCAACCACAAGGTCTACCTGGGGTTGCAGGTCATCGTGATCAACGGCTGGCGCGAGGACGTGGAAGCGCTGCGCGAACTCGGCTACGAGTAAGGTTTAAGGCACCTGAAAGAAGGTTTCCTGGCGGATGCGCTCGGGAAACTTGCGGATAAAGTCCACTGTGCTCAGCGCCTGGGTGCGGTGGCAGGCGATGGCCTGCAGCTTGCGGGTGAGTTTGCCCGACACGTCGCGCCGCAGGTTCGGCTTGATCCAGGCGGCGCGCAACTCCTCGTTCTCCGGCGGGGTGTCGGAAGCGTAGTACCACAGCTTCGGGCGCTGAGGCTCAGGCAGGCTGTCCCAGGCGGCCTTGACCGCTTTGTGGGTGGTGACGTGGTCCGGGTGGCCGTTGCTGCCGTTGGGCGGAAAGGTCAGCACCGTCTCGGGCCGGTGGCGCTGCATGGCGCTGCGGGCCGCTTCCACCAGGGCTTCGAACGGCTGCTCCCTCAGGGCTTTGTCGGGAAACTGCAACTGCTCGTGAACCTGCACGCCGATCACGTCCAGGCAGGCGCGCAGCTCGGCCTCGCGCAGCCGGGCCAGCTCTTCGGGCGTGTCGCATAGGCCCAGGGTGCGTCCGGCCTCGCCGCGCGTCAGGGTCACCAGACCGACGGTGTGGCCTTCCTCGATCAGGTCCATCAGGGTGCCGGACGCGCCGTACACCTCGTCGTCGGGGTGCGGCACGATCAGCAGGAGTTTCAGGGCAGGGTCGTGGGACGTCATGGAGTTCAGGATACGCCGCTGCGCCAGAATGCCGATGCACTTTCCGGGCCGCAGCCCTCAGACTGCGGGCATGACTGACCTCTCGATCCGCGACCTCCGGGCGCCCGCCGACTTCGCGGCGGTGGCCGCCGTCCGCAACGCCGCCGAACCCGACTGGCCGGTCACGCCTGAGCTGCTGGAGCGCTGGCACGCGGTGCGCGACCCGGCGCTCTACCACCTGGAACTGGTGGCCGAGCTGGAAGGCCGCATCGTGGGCCACCTGGGCGTGGGCCACGACGACTTCGCCTTTCAGGAAGACCGCTACTGGGGCAGTCTGACCGTTCACCCCGAATTCCGGCGGCGCGGCGTCGGCTCGGCCCTCCACAGCCGGATGATGGACGTGCTGGTCGGGCGCGGCGCGGGAGAAATCCGCACCATGCTGGCCGAGGACGCATCCGCGGGCCTCGCCTTTCTGGAACAGCGCGGCTACCGCCTGGCCTGGACGCGGCTGGATTTGCGCCTGAACGTGGCGGACGTGCCGCAGGAGCGCTTTGATTCGCTGCTGCACAGTGTGGCCGAGCGCGGCCTGCAGCTGGTCAGCATCGCCGACCTCGCCGCCGATCCCCGGCGCGACGAGCGGTTGTGGGAACTCGACTGGCTGCTGTTTCAGGACGTGCCGATGGGGCAGGCGCTCACCAAGCGCCCGCTGGCCGCCTGGGTGGCCGAGGAACTCCAGGACCCCACCTTCGAGCCGGAGCTCTCGTTCGTGGTGCTCGATCCTGGGCGCGATGATCCGCTGACCGGGCCGTACGTCGGCTACAGCACCCTGATGGGCAACCCCGGTGGCTTTTACGTCATCGGCATGACCGGGGTACTCCGCGGGTACCGCCGGCTGGGCCTGGCCAAAGCGCTCAAGGTGGCGGCCATGCGCTCGCTCTCGGCACGCGGCGGCGGCGAGATCCGCACCTTCAACGACGCGCCGAACGCCGCGATGGTCGGCATGAACGAGGCACTCGGTTTTGTGCGCTGGCCCAGCCGGCTGCGCTACGAACTGCACCTGGAGCGCCCGTGACCTTCACGGTGCGCCCTTTCGAACCCGGCGACGCGGCGGCGGCGGCCCAGGTGTACACGCTGGCCCGGCCCGGCAATCCGGCCACGGCGGAGGGCCTGCTTCACAGCGACCAGATGCAGCGCCAGGCCCAGGCCCACGCCGCCCGCTGGGTGGCCTGCCAGGGCCAGCAGACGCTGGGCGTGGCCGAGGTGCTTCAGCCGCTGGGTTCGGCCGCTGCCGGAGCGTTCTGGCTCGAACTGGCGGTGCGGGAAGAAGCGCGCGGCCAGGGCATGGGCGGCGCTTTGTACCGGGCGGCCCATGCCGATTTGCAGGCCTGGGCGCGCACCTCGCCAGTCACGTCGGTGCGGGTGGTGCTCAGCGAAACCAATCCTATCGCTCTGCGCTTCGCTTTTCAGCGCGGGTACGCCGAGGACGTGCGCTACTGGGACCGCGCCCTGATTCTGGAAGGCTGGAACGGGCAGCGCTTTGGCCGCGAGGTCGCCGGCGTGGCCTTCAGCGACCTGCCCAGCTTTCAGGCGGCCTTTCCGGACTGGGAAGCGGCCCTCCACGCCGCCTACCAGGACGCCCGCGCCGATCTGCCGCGCCCGGCAGGGGAAGCGTACCGGCCCATCACGCGGGAGGTCTTTCGCGAATGGGTACTCGGCGACCCCGACTTTTTGCCGCAGGGGCTGCATCTGGCTCATCGCGGCGGCGACGTGCTGGCCTACACCTCGCTCCAGCGCGCCGCCACGCCCGGCGACCTCATCGTCGGCATGACCGGCACCCGCCGCGCCGAACGGGGCCAGGGGCTGGCGACGGCGCTCAAGGTCCGTTCGCTGCTGTGGGCGCAGGCGGACGGCCACCGCCGCGTCCTGACCACCAACGACAGCCGCAACCTGCCGATGCTGGCGGTCAACGACCGGCTCGGGTTCGGCCGCCAGCCGGCCCGGATCGGTCTGGTGCGGGCCTGGCCGGCCACGTCACCGTCTGTCGCGCCGCTGTAAGAGCGGAGCCCGTAGACTCCGGAGCGTGAATGTGGACGTGTTCGGGGTCATCGTCATGGGCGTGCTGGGTCTGCTCATCGGGTCGTTTTCCAATGTGCTGATCTGGCGCCTGCCCAGAGGCGAGAACGTGGCGTTTCCGCCGAGCCACTGCCCCAACTGCGACCACCCGCTTTCGCCGCTGGACCTGGTGCCGGTGGTGTCGTGGGCGGCGCTGGGGGGCAAATGTCGCTACTGCCGCGCGCCGATCAGCCCGCGTTACCCCATCATCGAACTGATCAGCGGGCTGGCCTACGCCGGGCTGGCGACCATCTTTCCGCTCAGCGCGGTGGGGGCGAGCCTTTTCGGCCTGGGCCTGCTCTTTACCCTGCTGCTGGTCGCGTCGGTCATCGACGCCGAGACCTACACCATTCCCGACGAGCTGACCTTGCCCGGCACGGTGCTGGGCCTCATCTTCGGGGTGGTCAACAACACCTCCGGCGCGGCGGCCGCGGGGCTACCCGTCTTCGCCGAAGCGCTGCGCGGCGCCTTGATGGGCGCGGGCGTGCTGGTGACCATCAGCTTGCTGGGCAGCTGGGTGCTGCGGCGCTTTCGCGAGCGCCTCTACCCCGAACTGCCGTTGGGCTACCAGCAGATCGCCCTGGGCCTGTTCGGCGGCGTGCTGCTGGGCGGCTTCAGCGGCAACTGGTGGGCGGCGGCGGCAGGTGGGCTGGCGCTGGGCATCGTCTCCACCCTGCTCAACGCGGCGGCGCGCCGGGTGGTGCGGCTGCCCGAACTGCTGACCCTGGGCGGCGCGCTGGTGGCCCTGGCGCTGCTGAGCGGGCGCGGCCCTTCGGCCCTCCTCGGCGGCGTGCAGGGCGGCCTCGCGGCGGCCGGAGCCGTGAGCTTGCTGGCCGGCGTGTACTGGTGGCTGAGCCGCACCAACGAGGACGCCGAAGACGACAGCCCCAGCGACCCCACGGCGATGGGCTTCGGCGACGTCAAGCTGGCCGCCGTCATCGGGGCGTTGCTGGGCTTCGACAAGTTGCTGGTGGCGGTGGCGGTGGCGGTGGTGGCCGGCGCCGTGCTGGGCATCGTGCAGCGCCTCGTCATCGGCGAGAACCGCCTCAAGTTCGGTCCTTACCTCGCCATCGGCGCGGTGGTGGCCCTGCTGTGGGGCGAATCAATCATGGCGGCGTACCGGGGGTATCTGGGGCTGTGAGCTTCAGCGCACCGCCTGCAGCAGCTGGTTGTAAGCGGCGATGAAGCGGTTCTGATCCAGCGCTTTGCTGTCGTTGCTGGTGGCGCTGAGGCACACCGTTCTTCCGTCCTGGGTGATCACCTGGGTGGTGAGGTTCAGCACGCCGCCCTCGCTGCCGCCCTTGAAACTCACCGCCTTGAACGCGCTGGGGTCGGCCACGCCGGGGTTGACCTGCATCAGCGGCAGGGCGGCGACCTCGTTCATCAGGCCGCAGAGTGTCTGAACGCCGACGAACCACTCCACCTGCGGCGCCACCACCGCGCCGGCGGCAAACAAGCTGGCCGGCGGCAGCGGCGCGGCGGCGGCCTGAAGCAGCACGGCTTTTTTCTGCTCGTCGTTGCCGCCGAGGTAGGCGTCGAGCAGGGCCTTGTTGGCCAGATTCTTGAGGGCGAACAGCTCGCGGGTGCTGGGCACCACGTTCAGGCCGAGCCGCTGCCCCACCCCCTCGCGGCCCACCAGGCGCAGCAGGACGTTGGCGGCGGTGTTGTCGCTCTGCGAGATCATCAGCGTGGCGAGCGTCTGCAGAGTCAGCGGCGCGTTGTCCGGCCAGGTCTGCAGGAAGCCGCTGGGCAGCGCTTTGTCGCCGCTTTGCAGGCTGGTCACTTCCGACCACTGGTGCCGCCCGGCTTTCATCTGCGCGAGCAGTTCGGTCAGGATGCCGAGTTTGAAGGCCGAGCCCACCGCCAGCTTGCGGTCCGGATCGAGGCTGCCCACCAGCTTGCCGTTCTCGATCACCGCCAGGCTGGTCTGCCCCGGCAGCGCTTTGAAGGCCGTCAGCGCGTCGGCGAGGCTGGGCTTCTGGTTCGGCACGCCCGCGCCGAGCAGCAGGCTGGTGAAGCGGCCCTGCGCGTCGAGGCTCACGGTCTTGACCGGCAACTCGCCCTGCGTGAACTTGAGGGTGAAGGTGCCGTCTGGCCTCGGGGCGACGCTTTGAAAGGTGCCGAGATTCCCGCTGGCCTGCGCCAGAATCGGCGCGAGCTGGCTGACAGGCACCTGCTGCAAAAACTCGGCCGAGAACCAATCGGCGCTCGGGGCGCTGGCCGAGAAGAGGCGGGTCAGGGCCGCCTGCGGCGTGGTCACGGACGCGGTCGTCTGTGAACTGGGAGTGGGGGCCGACGTGGCCTGCTGCCCTTGCAGGAACAAGCTGGTGAACTGCCCCGCCGCGTTGATCTGCGCCGAGACCGTCACCGTGCCGCCCGCATAGCGCAGGCGGTAAAGGTCGCCGCCAAGCGCGTCCACACCCTGAAACGCGCCGTACTGCGAGACGAATCCCTGAAAGCCGCCCTGCACCTGTGGCAGGGCACTGGCAAAAGCCGCCACGAACCAGCGCGGATCGAGCGTTCGGGCCTGGGCCAGCCGGGTCAGCGCGGCGGCGGGCGTGATGGCCGCATTCTGAGATGTCGAAGCCGGGGCGGGGGCAGCGGGGGCGGCGCTCTGGGCCAGCGTCGCCGGGCCGGCACCGAGCAGAACCGACAGGAGCAGCAACTTGTTCATGCCCTGACTATGCGCGAAGCTCGCAAAACGTTGCAAGAACGAAGCGGGCGGCTTCATCGCGAAGCCGCCCGCCGAGCACCGAGTCGAGGGTTACTTGACCAGACCCAGTTCGCGCACGGCGTCGCGCTCCTCGGTGAGTTCCTGGGCGGTGGCGTCCATCTTCTGGCGGCTGAAGTCGCTGACCGGCAAACCCTGCACGATGCTGTACTCGCCGTTCTTGATCGTCACCGGGAAGCCGTAGATCAGGCCTTCTGGCACGCCGTAGCTGCCGTCACTGGGAATGCCCATGCTGACCCACTCGCCGTCCTGGGTGCCCAGCGCCCAGTCGCGCATGTGATCAATGGCTGCGCTGGCCGCGCTGGCCGCGCTGCTGGCCCCGCGCGCCTCGATGATGGCGGCGCCGCGCTTGGCGACGGTGGGAATGTACTCCTCTTCGTACCACTGCTGGTCCACCAGATCGAGCGCTTTTTGCCCGTTCACGGTGGCCTGCGACAAATCCGGGTACTGGGTCGAGGAGTGGTTGCCCCAGATGGTGATGTTCTTGACGGCGCTGACCGGCGCGCCTGTCTTGGCCGCCAGCTGCGAAATGGCGCGGTTGTGGTCGAGGCGCACCATCGCCGTGAACTGCTTGGGGTCAAGTTCGGGCGCGTTCTGCTGGGCGATCAGGGCATTGGTGTTGGCGGGGTTGCCCACCACCAGCACCTTGACGTTGCGGCTGGCGACCTCGCTGAGCGCCTCGCCCTGCGGCTTGAAGATGCCGCCGTTGGCCGAGAGCAGGTCGCCGCGTTCCATTCCGGCCTTGCGCGGCATGGCCCCGACCAGGAGGGCGTAATCGGCGTCCTTGAAGGCCACCTTGGGGTCGTCGCTGGTCACGATGCCGTGCAGCAGCGGAAAGGCGCCGTCGTTGAGCTCCATCACCACGCCGCTGAGGGCCTTGAGGGCCGGGGTGACTTCCAGCAGTTGCAAGATCACCGGCTGGTCCGGGCCGAGCATGTCGCCCGCCGCGATGCGAAACAGCAGGCTGTAACCGATTTGTCCCGCCGCGCCGGTGACGGCCACACGTACAGGTTCGTTCATGATTCCTCCTTGGGTGGTGCTGGGGTACAGACTCAAATGGCGTTCGGCCCATGCTACCCCAAAGCCCGCGTTTGCCTGGAGCCGCGCCGCCGGGTCGGTCGTGACTGCTTCGGTGACGCGCCAGCACGAAAAAGCTCCACCCCGAGTATTCAGGATGGAGCTTGGAAGAAAACGCTGGCGTTTATTCGCCCTGAGCTTCGGGCGCGGCAGGCGCGGCGGCCTGCGTTTGCGCGGCGTTGTCGCGGGCCTGCTTGGCGCGGGCAGCGTCCTTCATCACGCGGCCACGGTCGTTCTTGATGCGGGCGGCCTTTCCGCGCAGTTCGCGCAGGTAGTACAGCTTGGCGCGGCGCACCTTGCCGCGCTCCAGCACCGTGATGTTGCTAATCAGCGGGGTGTTGTAGGGAAAGACGCGCTCCACGCCTTCGCCGAAGCTGATCTTGCGCACGGTGAAGCTCTTGCGGGTGCCGCTGTTGTTGATGGCGATCACCACGCCCTCGAAGGCCTGGGTGCGGGTGCGGGTGCCTTCGACCACTTTGGTCTCCACGCGCACGCTGTCACCCGCTTGAAAGTCCGGCAGCCCCGCCTTGAGGTGGCCCTGCTCGATGGAGCGCAAAATCGCGCCGCGATTGATCTTGGTCATAACATTCTCCTTTGCGCTGGCGGACCGCACCACATCTCACCTTCAGGTCAGCAGGCGCGTTCTCAGTCGCACTTCTCTGCGCCCGGTCGAGGCCGGGGCAACCTCAGAAGTATACAGAGCGCCGCCGCCCAGGTAAACACCTCAAGCGGGAAAGAACGGCAAAACTTCTTGATCGCTCAAGAAGCAACCTGCCAAACCCCGTCCTGGCGAGCCTCCCCACCAACGCTTGAGGGTCATCGGCTGGAGGGGTTGACAGAAGTCAGGGGAGGGGGTATTGTTTCTGAGCCTCAAACGAGGCGGGCTGCATGACAACACTGATGACGCGAGTAAAGAACAGACATTCTGCTCTTGAGAGCAGATGGATGAAATAAGCGAAGGTCAAGATAGTAAGGGTCCATGGTGGATGCCCTGGCACTGGAGCCGACGAAGGACGCGATTACCTGCGATAAGCCAAGACGAGCTGGAGATACGCGTTGACTCTTGGATCTCCGAATGGGGAAACCCACGTGGTGCGAACACCACGTATCTCGAAAGAGATGGGAACTCAGGGAACTGAAACATCTCAGTACCTGAAGGAAAAGAAAGAGAAATCGATTCCGTTAGTAGCGGCGAGCGAACACGGAGGAGCCCAAACCAGAGCGTTTACGCTCTGGGGTTGTAGGATCACTGTTTAAGACCAGATTTGCTACCCGAACCGCTTGGAAGCGCGGACCACAGAAGGTGACAGTCCTGTAGGGGAAAGCAATGACGGCTGATGTGACACCTGAGTAGGTCGTTGTCCGTGAAACGATGACTGAATCCACGCGGACCACCGCGTAAGGCTCAATACTCCCAGTGACCGATAGCGCATAGTACCGTGAGGGAACGGTGAAAAGAACCCCGGAAGGGGAGTGAAATAGAACCTGAAACCATGGACTTACAAGCAATCACCGCACCTTACGCGTGTGGTGGTGTGCCTATTGAAGCATGAACCGGCGACTTAGACCTCACAGGCAAGCTTAAGACGATAGTCGAAGGCGGAGCGAAAGCGAGTCCGAATAGGGCGACTTTAGTCTGTGGGGCTAGACTCGAAACCAGGTGAGCTATGCATGACCAGGTTGAAACTCCCGTGAAAGGGAGTGGAGGACCGAACCGGTGCCTGCTGAAACAGTCTCGGATGAGTTGTGTATAGGAGTGAAAAGCTAACCGAACCTGGAGATAGCTAGTTCTCCCCGAAATGTATTGAGGTACAGCCTCCCATGTTCACCACGTCCTGTAGAGCACTGACAAGGCTCGGGGGCCTACCAGCCTACCAACCCTTATCAAACTCCGAAGGGGCGTGCGTCCAAATGGGGGAGTGAGGCTGCGAGAGCTAACTTCCGTAGCCGAGAGGGAAACAACCCAGACCGCCAGCTAAGGTCCCTAAATCAATGCTCAGTGGATAAGGATGTGTCGTCGCACTGACAGCCAGGAGGTTGGCTTAGAAGCAGCCACCCTTTAAAGAGTGCGTAATAGCTCACTGGTCGAGTGACGATGCGCCGAAAATGATCGGGGCTCAAGCATTGTACCGAAGCTGCGGATGCAGCCTGTTTACAGGCTGTCTGGTAGGGGAGCGTTCTGCGAACAGTGAAGCCGTACCGGAAGGAACGGTGGAGTGACCAGAAGTGCGGATGCCGGTATGAGTAACGATAAGAGGAGTGAGAATCTCCTCCGCCGTAAGGACAAGGGTTCCTGGGGAAGGGTCGTCCGCCCAGGGAAAGTCGGGACCTAAGGTGAGGCCGAAAGGCGCAGCCGATGGACAGCAGGTTAATACTCCTGCACTTCTACAGTGGAGTGATGAAGGGACGCATCAGGCTAATCCATGCCGAGCTACGGCTATGCCGGTTGGTACATCAAGGCCGCAGGGGTCAGAAAATCTACCCTGCACATGGAAAAGATGTATCGGGACTCTCCTCGGAGAGGAAGTGGATGAGGTCACAGTGCCAAGAAAATCTTCTAAACGTTGAAGCTGAAGAACCCGTACCGCAAACCGACACAGGTGTCCGAGTGTCAATGCACTAAGGCGCGCGAGAGCACCCTCGTTAAGGAACTTTGCAATCTCACCTCGTAACTTCGGGAGAAGAGGTCCCCCCGCTTCGCGGGGGGCGCAGTGAATAGGCCCTGGCGACTGTTTACCAAAATCACAGCACTCTGCTAACACGGAAAGTGGACGTATAGGGTGTGACGCCTGCCCGGTGCCGGAAGGTCAAGTGGAGCGGTGCAAGCTGCAAAATGAAGCCCCGGTGAACGGCGGCCGTAACTATAACGGTCCTAAGGTAGCGAAATTCCTTGTCGGGTAAGTTCCGACCTGCACGAAAGGCGTAACGATCAGGGCGCTGTCTCAACGAGGGACTCGGTGAAATTGAATTGGCTGTAAAGATGCGGCCTACCCGTAGCAGGACGAAAAGACCCCGTGGAGCTTTACTATAGTCTGACATTGGTGTTCGGATCTCTCT encodes the following:
- a CDS encoding sugar phosphate isomerase/epimerase family protein, with protein sequence MKTVFNTASFAFRQVDYRATGDWGQACRTSREHFSPVETLAERFDAMLAEIDDLGYKQLELWHFHLHQKWWTPEHVDIVLGLLKQRQMTLVSYCGGFGDDLPEVERTLNLVNALGIPLLAGATGVFRTQRAELVARLKAHGVRLGRENHPEKTPQEILDLTGPDEGGCIGITVDTGWLGTQNYPADQALRELGERVYHVHLKDVFHAGPPHETCGFGQGVVPLESCVQALKDMNYPGFISVEHEPEQFDPRPDLKEARIKLEGWLGGWA
- the era gene encoding GTPase Era, with product MTEFSSRTDAPTRSGFVAIIGKPNVGKSTLLNSFLGVKVAPTSPRPQTTRKGVRGIYTTDEAQLVFVDTPGIHKPKDAMGKYMNNEVNAALADVDAVVWVVDLRHPPTDEDQMVARQIRNLPKPLTLVGNKTDVAKYPEEAMKLYRALLEGREQEVSEVMLSAQNNPGQVQELRDQLLAGLPESPFFFPRGASSDQSREQWAAEIIREEAMKKLRDELPYAVATRVNSWTEREDGLQRIEGEIVVEKNAHKGMVIGAGGKQLREIGQAARKQLEVFLNHKVYLGLQVIVINGWREDVEALRELGYE
- a CDS encoding PIG-L deacetylase family protein, whose translation is MTSHDPALKLLLIVPHPDDEVYGASGTLMDLIEEGHTVGLVTLTRGEAGRTLGLCDTPEELARLREAELRACLDVIGVQVHEQLQFPDKALREQPFEALVEAARSAMQRHRPETVLTFPPNGSNGHPDHVTTHKAVKAAWDSLPEPQRPKLWYYASDTPPENEELRAAWIKPNLRRDVSGKLTRKLQAIACHRTQALSTVDFIRKFPERIRQETFFQVP
- a CDS encoding GNAT family N-acetyltransferase, which translates into the protein MTDLSIRDLRAPADFAAVAAVRNAAEPDWPVTPELLERWHAVRDPALYHLELVAELEGRIVGHLGVGHDDFAFQEDRYWGSLTVHPEFRRRGVGSALHSRMMDVLVGRGAGEIRTMLAEDASAGLAFLEQRGYRLAWTRLDLRLNVADVPQERFDSLLHSVAERGLQLVSIADLAADPRRDERLWELDWLLFQDVPMGQALTKRPLAAWVAEELQDPTFEPELSFVVLDPGRDDPLTGPYVGYSTLMGNPGGFYVIGMTGVLRGYRRLGLAKALKVAAMRSLSARGGGEIRTFNDAPNAAMVGMNEALGFVRWPSRLRYELHLERP
- a CDS encoding GNAT family N-acetyltransferase; amino-acid sequence: MTFTVRPFEPGDAAAAAQVYTLARPGNPATAEGLLHSDQMQRQAQAHAARWVACQGQQTLGVAEVLQPLGSAAAGAFWLELAVREEARGQGMGGALYRAAHADLQAWARTSPVTSVRVVLSETNPIALRFAFQRGYAEDVRYWDRALILEGWNGQRFGREVAGVAFSDLPSFQAAFPDWEAALHAAYQDARADLPRPAGEAYRPITREVFREWVLGDPDFLPQGLHLAHRGGDVLAYTSLQRAATPGDLIVGMTGTRRAERGQGLATALKVRSLLWAQADGHRRVLTTNDSRNLPMLAVNDRLGFGRQPARIGLVRAWPATSPSVAPL
- a CDS encoding prepilin peptidase, producing the protein MNVDVFGVIVMGVLGLLIGSFSNVLIWRLPRGENVAFPPSHCPNCDHPLSPLDLVPVVSWAALGGKCRYCRAPISPRYPIIELISGLAYAGLATIFPLSAVGASLFGLGLLFTLLLVASVIDAETYTIPDELTLPGTVLGLIFGVVNNTSGAAAAGLPVFAEALRGALMGAGVLVTISLLGSWVLRRFRERLYPELPLGYQQIALGLFGGVLLGGFSGNWWAAAAGGLALGIVSTLLNAAARRVVRLPELLTLGGALVALALLSGRGPSALLGGVQGGLAAAGAVSLLAGVYWWLSRTNEDAEDDSPSDPTAMGFGDVKLAAVIGALLGFDKLLVAVAVAVVAGAVLGIVQRLVIGENRLKFGPYLAIGAVVALLWGESIMAAYRGYLGL
- a CDS encoding serine hydrolase, producing MNKLLLLSVLLGAGPATLAQSAAPAAPAPASTSQNAAITPAAALTRLAQARTLDPRWFVAAFASALPQVQGGFQGFVSQYGAFQGVDALGGDLYRLRYAGGTVTVSAQINAAGQFTSLFLQGQQATSAPTPSSQTTASVTTPQAALTRLFSASAPSADWFSAEFLQQVPVSQLAPILAQASGNLGTFQSVAPRPDGTFTLKFTQGELPVKTVSLDAQGRFTSLLLGAGVPNQKPSLADALTAFKALPGQTSLAVIENGKLVGSLDPDRKLAVGSAFKLGILTELLAQMKAGRHQWSEVTSLQSGDKALPSGFLQTWPDNAPLTLQTLATLMISQSDNTAANVLLRLVGREGVGQRLGLNVVPSTRELFALKNLANKALLDAYLGGNDEQKKAVLLQAAAAPLPPASLFAAGAVVAPQVEWFVGVQTLCGLMNEVAALPLMQVNPGVADPSAFKAVSFKGGSEGGVLNLTTQVITQDGRTVCLSATSNDSKALDQNRFIAAYNQLLQAVR
- a CDS encoding malate dehydrogenase yields the protein MNEPVRVAVTGAAGQIGYSLLFRIAAGDMLGPDQPVILQLLEVTPALKALSGVVMELNDGAFPLLHGIVTSDDPKVAFKDADYALLVGAMPRKAGMERGDLLSANGGIFKPQGEALSEVASRNVKVLVVGNPANTNALIAQQNAPELDPKQFTAMVRLDHNRAISQLAAKTGAPVSAVKNITIWGNHSSTQYPDLSQATVNGQKALDLVDQQWYEEEYIPTVAKRGAAIIEARGASSAASAASAAIDHMRDWALGTQDGEWVSMGIPSDGSYGVPEGLIYGFPVTIKNGEYSIVQGLPVSDFSRQKMDATAQELTEERDAVRELGLVK
- the rplS gene encoding 50S ribosomal protein L19, with translation MTKINRGAILRSIEQGHLKAGLPDFQAGDSVRVETKVVEGTRTRTQAFEGVVIAINNSGTRKSFTVRKISFGEGVERVFPYNTPLISNITVLERGKVRRAKLYYLRELRGKAARIKNDRGRVMKDAARAKQARDNAAQTQAAAPAAPEAQGE